Genomic DNA from Bacteroides zhangwenhongii:
TTAGCCGTCAGATACGTTTCCTGTATATCAATCCTTTGGTGGGTACGAAGCAATTCCAGGTCATCCTTACGGAACTTCTCAGCTTCCTCAGACTGGAAAATCTCGTAATCCGTATGCCCTATCGCTTTGGAAGCAGGGATACCGGAATGTTCGGCAAATGCTTTGTTCCAATACAAATACTTGAACTCATCTGCCGGATCTTTCACAAACAGATAGACCGGAATATTATTCAGAATGCCGTCCAACAACTGATTCAGCTCACGAAGTTCATCCCGTTTCTTTATGACATCGGTAATATCCTGCGTAAAGAACCAGATCAGCTCCTGTTCATTCTCATGTGTCAGAAAAGAAGACACCTGGTGCACCCGCTTCTTCGTCTCTCCCATACGTACGTAAGCGGCACGGTAGGCAAAACTGCCATCATTATCCCGTATTTCCTGAAGTCGTTTTTCCCAAGCCTCTTTCGTGGTCATGGAAACAGGCAAATCATATACCTTCTGAGTCCCCAGTTCCTTAGTCACTCCGTATTCTTCTATGAATTGTTTGTTGGCATACACCAATGTCCCATCCTTCGACACGGCAAGAATACTATCGCTCACTTTATCAAGTACACTCTTAAAAACTTCCAATTGCCGTTGAGTAGCCACTCTCTCCGATATGTCACGGCACATGATCAGTACATATTTTTCGTCCAACGGGAAAATGCGGTTTTCGTAATAGTGACGCTTACCGTTGAAATCCAATTCGTGATGCGCAGCAGAGACAGTCCCCGTTGCGACTGCGTGCTGCATATTGGAATGTATGTTCTGATAGGCTTCCGGAGGAACCATATTACGCATATGCATCCCAACAAAATCCTCGTTTGTCACTCCGACATGATTCGTTTCTTCATTGGATACCACTTCGATGCCTATCTCGTTATGATCGAAAACAGTCAACATATCCGGCAAAGAATTCAAGATCTTTACAGCATACCTTTCTTTAAAACTAATAGGATTGGCTTTTTCTTTCTCTTGCCTAAGAGCTGAAAGTTCTTGTTTGAGCCGCTCATTTTCTTTAGTAAGCGCCTCTAATTGTTCAGCCGTTGTTTTTACTGTCCGTTCACTGTCCATAACATAGTGGAATAAAATGTACTTATCTGCCAAAAGTAAATATTTTATTGCAGATAAAGACGTAAAATCCTATTTATTTTCGAAAAATCTATTTCCCTCACCGACCCAAGTGAGAGCTTCATTTGTTATACAACTAACCAACGGACGTTTCACCTTTTAAAACCTGATATGATTATGACCTTAGTCCTTGCTATTATTCCGGTATTACTATTAATTGTATTAATGGCATTCTTCAAAATGCCGGGCGACAAAAGCAGTATCATTTCTCTGATCGTAACAATGCTGATTGCCCTCTTCGGCTTCTCTTTTTCTGCGGACAATCTGTTCTATTCCTTTATATATGGAGCACTGAAAGCCGTCTCCCCTATTTTAATCATTATCCTGATGGCTATCTTCAGCTACAATGTATTACTGAAAACAGAGAAGATGGAGATTATCAAACAGCAATTCGCTTCTATCTCTACCGATAAAAGTATACAGGTCTTACTGCTGACATGGGGATTCGGCGGGTTATTGGAAGCAATGGCGGGATTCGGAACAGCAGTCGCCATACCGGCAGCGATTCTTATCAGTCTGGGATTCAAACCTATATTCTCGGCTACAGTAAGTCTGATAGCCAATAGTGTGGCCACCGCTTTCGGAGCGATCGGAACTCCTGTACTGGTATTAGCCAAAGAAACCAATCTGGATGTGTTGCATCTCAGTACCAATGTCGTATTACAATTGTCGGTCTTGATGTTCCTTATTCCATTGATATTGCTTTTTCTTACCGACTCCAAAATCAAATCACTACCAAAGAACATCTTCCTTGCCTTGCTGGTAGGAAGCGTTTCGCTAATCAGCCAATATATGGCAGCCAAATATATGGGAGCCGAATCTCCGGCTATCATCGGAAGCATTCTTTCCATTATTGTGATTGTCTTGTATGGAAAGCTGACCGCATCCAAAGAAGAAAAAGCGCGGAAAAGCCATCTGAAGGTGAAAGATATAATGAACGCATGGAGTATCTATCTACTGATCTTATTTCTGATTATACTTACCAGCCCTCTTTTTCCAGGATTACGCCATACTTTGGAAAATAACTGGGTCACCAGAATCAGTCTGCCCATTAATTCCTCTACAGCCAACTATACGATTTCCTGGCTGACTCATGCCGGAGTGCTGCTCTTTATCGGCACTTTTGTCGGCGGATTAATACAAGGAGCTAAAGTAAAAGAGTTGTTTACCGTTCTTTGGAATACGGTGAAGCAGCTAAAGAAAACATTTATCACAGTGATATGCCTTGTTGGATTATCTACCATTATGGATACCTCCGGAATGATTGCCGTGATTGCTACCGCACTGGCTACGGCTACAGGAAGTCTATATCCGTTATTCGCTCCGGTGATTGGTTGTCTGGGAACGTTCATCACGGGAAGTGATACGTCATCCAATATTCTCTTCGGAAAGTTACAGGCAAGTGTGGCAGGACAAATTCATGTCAGTCCGGATTGGCTGTCGGCAGCCAATACAGTAGGCGCTACCGGAGGAAAAATCATCTCTCCGCAGAGCATTGCCATCGCTACCTCTGCCGGAAACCAACAGGGTAAGGAAGGTGAGATACTAAAAGCGGCCATCCCGTATGCTTTGGTGTATGTGGCGATAACCGGACTCATCGTCTATATTTTCAGTTCCTGAATCTACAAGATTTATTGAGGGGCGGCAGTATTTGCCTGTTGCTTATGTGCCGACTCTCCTTTCTCTTCATAATATTCCTGTTTCTCCTTATTTCTCCGTTCAATAATACTGGTTATATAGACAGTGAAGATAGGGAACATCATCATCCCCAAAGCCGCCAGTACAACCGAAAGTACCCGCCCGGTAGTGGTCACGGCTATAATATTCGAGCCGACTGTAGTAACATCCATAAATGCCCACCACAAAGCGTCTGTATATTTAGTGACCAAAGGATTGGCCGTATGTTCAGTAATGAAAAAAGCGAGACTGGCAAAATAGACGGTAGCCAGCAACATCGTCAAATAAGATACAAAAAGCCCTGAAGCCCTGTTGTAAGTAAACCACCCCACTACAATAGCCAGCGCATATCCGCCACGTACCAGAGGGATAAAACGTAACATATAAGTAACTTCGGGTGAGAACGTCCACCCCATATAAGCTATGATATTCTGATAGGGGATGGCAACCAGCAGGAATATAAAGTGAGTAGTGAAATAACGTTTCTTATTATCCGCCAGAATAAATTCGAGAACGAAGTCAACCAGAAACAGTACACAGATCCATAGCTGTACTTTCATGTACACACTCTGCGTATAGAAAGGAATACCTTTGAAAGTATCAATAGAGATACTTATGATCAGAAAAAGAGAAAGCAGAAGAATAACAATGTGCAAAATGCCATAGATTCCTTTTTTCCGTAATACGAAGTCGTAAAGAGCCATTTTCATAATCAATCATTTTTTTAGAATTGAAACTCTTAACAAGTAACATATCACGAATGTTTGAACGAATCACCGTGTATTGAATCAAAGTCCTTTCGTAACCACCGGCAAGCCAAAGAAGCCCTTTTGCAAAGTCAGTACTTTCTCCTTCCCTTGCCGCGTCTTGTTATAAACAGCAGAGGATACATGCAACGTTTCCACATTCCCATTTTCAAAAGCAACCTGCAAATAGTATTCTTTACGCACTCCATTCGATACATAACGATGTTTGCCGACCCTGCGGGTTTTCTTATGGGTCTCTATATATTTTTTCTGCACCATAACCGTTTCTTCATATATGGAAGCAGTATCGGCCAGCCAATAATTGCCACTAAGAAACAAGGCATAACTAATAGCGCCCACGCAACCAATATGACATAGGACATTCATCACTTTACCCTCTGTTGTAGTCAGCCAAGACCATTTTCTATAAAAAGGCAAAGTGGCAAGAGCGATCAAAAGCGCCACGCCAACAGGAATCCACCATACTGCTAATGTATCCTCATATATCACATAGCCTAATGCTAATGAAATAATAAAGAGGAAAAGCATCATAATACGGAGCGTCTTAACAAAGAAAGTATTCATAATATGACCTTTGTGTTATGTGTAAATTTCGTTGTTACTTTTTTAGCATAAAAAAAGGCTATCTATCCCAGACAGCCAATCTTTTGTTAACCTTAAATCTAATACTATGAAAAACACATTGCAAATATACGGACTTTCTGCATATCTCCAAATTTTCCGGAAAAAGCAACGTGTCTTATAACATGGTTTAATAGAAATAGTAGATTCGTTAACATTTAACATAAATCTATCGGATATTAACGAATGCCCGATAGCGTGACTCAGATATATAGCATAGGGCAGCAAACCTTTCCGGGATTTTTTGTGTTTATTATATAAACGAATTACTTACACAATATGAATCTCAAAGAACAATACTGGAAATATTCCCTCATTGTCATCATTCTGTTTATGGGAGTTATCATCTTCCGGCAAATCACTCCTTTTTTGGGAGGGCTGCTGGGAGCATTTACCATTTACATATTAGTACGCACGCAGATGCATCATCTGACGGAAAAGAAGAAAATGAAACGCAGTATCAGCGCATTACTGATCACGGCAGAAACCATTTTTGTATTCCTTGTGCCTCTCGGACTGACCATCTGGATGATAGTAAACAAACTTCAAGACATCAATCTGGCTCCGCAGACATTCGTAGAGCCCATCCAGCAAGTAGCAGGATTTATCAAAGAAAAGACAGGATACGATGTATTAGGGAAAGATACGTTGTCGTTCATAGTCTCCATCCTTCCACGAATCGGACAACTGATTATGTCAAGTATCAGCAGTCTCGCCGTCAATCTGTTCGTCATGATATTTGTTCTTTACTTCATGCTGATAGGAGGTAAAAAGATGGAAGCATACATCAATGATATTCTCCCGTTCAATGAAACGAACACACGGGAAGTTATTCATGAAATCAACATGATCGTGCGCTCCAATGCGATCGGTATTCCACTGCTGGCCATTATTCAGGGAGGCATTGCCATGATAGGCTATCTCATTTTCGGAGCCCCCAGCGTCTTACTACTAGGTTTCCTCACCTGCTTCGCTACCATCATCCCGATGGTAGGCACCGCATTAGTATGGTTTCCCGTCGCCGCTTATCTGGCTATCAGCGGAGACTGGTTTCATGCAATCGGACTTTTCGCCTACGGAGCCATTGTCGTATCGCAGTCCGACAACCTGATTCGCTTCATCCTTCAAAAGAAGATGGCGGATACACATCCGTTGATTACAATCTTCGGAGTTGTGATCGGTCTGCCGTTATTCGGATTTATGGGAATCATCTTCGGTCCGTTATTACTCTCGTTATTCTTTCTGTTCGTCAATATGTTCAAGAAAGAATACCTGGATTCATAAAATAACCTACCTTCCGGATGACGAAACTACCGAAAATTTGCGTACTTTTGCAGTCGTAAAACGACACTAAAATTCAATGGAAGCATTTACATTCAATACTGCCGAGCTGATATTATTGTCAGCGGCAGGAGTTCTCTTTATCATCCAAGTTATTTATTATCTCGGTTTATACAACCGGATACATTCGCATAACAAAGCTGTACGCAAGGAAGAAACTCATTTCACGCGGGAATTGCCGCCTCTTTCCGTCATTCTTTGCGCACGCAACGAAGCCGACAATCTGCGTAAAGTCCTTCCTGCCATTCTGGAACAGGACTATCCCCAGTTCGAAGTCATTGTAATCAATGACGCTTCCACCGACGAGACAGAGGATGTATTGGGATTCATGGAGGAAAAATACCCTCATCTTTACCATAGTTTTACTCCCGACAGCGCACGTTATATCAGTCATAAGAAATTAGCGCTGACATTAGGAATCAAAGCCAGCAAATATGATTGGCTCGTATTCACGGAAACAAACTGTATACCGGCAAGCAAGGATTGGTTAAAGCTAATGGCACGCAATTTTACATCACAGACACAGATTGTGTTAGGATATAGCGGGTATGACCGGACAAAAGGATGGCTGCACAAACGTGTCGCTTTCGACACACTCTTCCAGTCATTGCGTTACTTAGGTCTTGCCCTGGCCGGAAAGCCATATATGGGCATCGGACGTAATCTTGCCTACCGGAAAGAATTATTCTTCAAGCAAAAAGGATTTTCAAGCTACCTGAACCTTCAACGCGGAGAAGATGACCTGTTCATCAATCAAATAGCCAACAGCAGCAACACCCGTGTAGAAACGGATTTCAACGCAACCATGCGGATACAGCCTGTCTACCGTTACAAAGACTGGAAAGAAGAAAAGGTCAGTTATATGGCCACCGCACGCTTTTATCATGGGGCACAACGCTACCTATTAGGCTTTGAAACCCTATCACGCCTGTTATTTTACGCCACTTGCATTGCAGGTATCGTATTCGGCATTCTCGATTTCCACTGGTTGGTAGCAGGTATCGCATTATTACTATGGCTGATTCGCTACACGGTGCAAGCCATTGTCATTAACCAAACAGCCAAAGAAATGGGCGGCAACCGGAAATATTATTTCTCATTGCCGGTATTCGATATCCTGCAACCGTTGCAGTCGTTGAAATTCAAGCTCTGTCGTCTATTGCGGGGTAAAGGAGATTTCATGAGAAGATAGACTACTCATATCTCATAGAGTTGGCAGGGTTGATCTTGGTTATCAGATATGAAGGACCTATCAGCATCAGGACAGCAGCCAGCAGTGTGCCGATATTAATCAGCAGGAAAAGGATGATATTGAAAGATACCGGAACCGTGTCTACGTAATAAGTCTCCGGATCGAGTTTGAAAATGCCGAACCGGGACTGAAGAATGCAGAACGCCAGACCGATAACATTCCCCCAAAGCATACCTTTGCCTATCAGGAAAACAGCAAACCAAAGGAAAGTTTTGCGGATTGTAAAATTAGTGGCACCCAAAGCTTTTAGGATACCAATCATATTCGTACGTTCGATAATGATAATCAGCAAACCGGAAATCATGGTAAAACCGGCAACGCCTATCATCAGAAACAAAATCACCCACACATTCAGATCCAACAAGTCAAGCCATGCAAATATCTGTGGATTCAACTGTTCGATACTGCGCACATAATACGTACCTCCATATTCGTCTTTCCGGTTATCGGTATCGATTGCGATTTCATACGTCGTATCTTCCAGCTTATCATAGTCTTTCAGCTGAAGCTCCACCCCTGTAACCTGCTCCGGCTGCCAACCGTTCAACCGATTCACCAAACTGAGGTCGGTCAATAAAAAAAGATTATCGTATTCGGAGAAATTTGTCTGATAAATTCCGGCAATAGTCAACCTGCGCGCACGGACATCATCCTGAATATAATAGGTATATATCTTATCCCCCAACTTCAACTTCATCTTTGTAGCCAAAGACTTGGAGATAAGTACACGGTTGCTGGAAACCGAATCACTGAAAACAGGAATCTCTCCTTCCACCAGATATTCTTGCAGAAAACGGGGGTCAAACTCCGGACCTACCCCTTTCAGTACCATTCCTTGAAAGGCATCGTCCGTCTTTATCATACCCGGTTTGGTAGAAAAACGCTGTACATGGCTTATCTCCGGATAACCGGCAAGCGCCGACATCATACTATCTCCCACTACAATCGGATGGGTTTCGTAAGAACTGACCGCGTCCAGATTAGTTATCTGGATATGCGATCCGAATCCAATGACTTTATTTCTCACTTCACTCTTAAAGCCGATAACGACCGCCACTGCTATAATCATAACAGCCAGTCCGATAGCAATACCCGCCATTGCGATGAGCACTGCAGGACGTGACACCTGTTTTCCGCCATCGCTTTCGCGGTAGATGCGCCGAGCTATGAAAAGTGATAAGGACATAGACTTTTATTCCGTTCTTCCCGGATACGCTTCCAAAGCCTTCTGGAGGACAAAAAGCGCACGGGTTAAATCTTCTTTCTTTAATACGTATGCAATACGCACTTCATTGATACCCGAACCCGGAGTTGTGTAGAAACCGGAAGCCGGAGCCATGAATACCGTCTGACCTTCGTATTCGAAATCGGAAAGGCACCATGCGCAGAACTTGTCGGAATCATCCACCGGAAGTTTTGCCACTGTATAGAAAGCCCCCATCGGGATGGGCGAATAAACACCCGGAATACGGTTCAACCCGTCAATCAGACATTTACGACGTTCCACATACTCGTCATACGTCTCGCGTGAGTATTCTTCGGGAGCATCCAAAGAAGCCTCAGCGGCAATCTGACCAATCAACGGAGGACTCAGACGAGCCTGACAGAACTTCATGACAGCATCACGTATCTCTTTATTTTTGGTAATCAGCGCACCGATACGGATACCGCATTCCGAATAACGCTTTGATACGGAGTCAATCAGTACCACATTATTCTCGATACCTTCCAGATGGCAAGCGGAGATATAAGGAGAACCGGTGTATATGAATTCGCGATATACCTCATCGGAGAAAAGGAATAAGTCATATTTCTTCACCAAATCACGAATCTGATTCATTTCACGACGTGTATAGAGATATCCGGTCGGGTTGTTCGGATTACAAATCAGGATTGCTTTCGTACGTTCATTTATCAACTCTTCGAACTTCTCGACTTTGGGAAGTGAGAAACCTTCTTCGATGGTTGTGGCAATCGTACGAATCTTCGCGCCTGCAGAAATAGCAAACGCCATATAGTTAGCATATGCCGGCTCCGGAACGATAATCTCATCACCCGGATTCAGACAGGAAAGGAAAGAGAAAAGCACCGCTTCCGAACCTCCTGAGGTAATGATTATATCGTCTGCTGTAAGATTGATATTGAACTTGGCATAATATCCCACTAGTTTCTCGCGATAACTACGATAACCTGCACTAGGACTATACTCCAGCACTTTACGGTCAATATTGCGTATCGCGTCAATCGCGGCCTGAGGAGTGGGCAGGTCAGGCTGTCCGATATTCAGGTGAAACACATGGACTCCCCGTTGCTTGGCAGCGTCTGCCAAAGGAGCCAGTTTTCTGATAGGAGATGCAGGCATCTCGTTTCCGCGAATGGATATGGTTGGCATAATTTTAACTACAAATTACTAATTACTATTTACTTTTTCTACTTGAAGTTGCAAATGTACGCAATAATTTGAATACAGAGACATAAAAACTTTAAAAACCTTAGCAAGGTTAAAATCGTTATGGAATTTTGAAAAGAAAGCTATACATTTGTCATACAGAAAACTTAAAACAATACCATAATGACCATACACCTTATCTCATTCGCGTCACTGCTTCATAAACAAGTCTCATTGCGTAGTTCACACGAAGCGATTTTGAGTGAACTTGAAAAATACTACACTGTAAAATTCATCGATTATCAAGATATGAATAAACTAAGCAGTGATGATTTCAAGATTATTTTTATCGCTACCGGCGGAGTGGAACGGCTGGTCATCCAACACTTCGAAAGCCTTCCCCGCCCCGCTATTTTACTGGCAGACGGTATGCAGAACTCGCTGGCTGCGGCTTTGGAAATCTCCACATGGTTACGGGGACGCGGCATGAAAAGTGAAATCCTGCACGGGGAATTACCGGTCATCATCCAGCGTATCCATACACTTTACAATAATTTCCAGGCACAACGTTCTTTATTCGGCAAGCGTATCGGAGTCATCGGAACTCCTTCTTCGTGGCTGGTTGCCAGCAATGTTGACTATCTTTTGGCAAAACGTCGCTGGGGTATTGAATATATGGATATTCCATTGGAACGGATTTATGAACATTTCCAACAAATAACGGATGATGAAGTAGGCGCCTCCTGCGCCGCAGTCGCTTCACAGGCTCTTGCCTGTCGTGAAGGCACTCCCGAAGATTTAATCAAAGCGATGCGATTATACCGGGCTATCAAGAAGGTATGCGAGGAGGAACGGTTGGAAGCATTGACTTTAAGTTGCTTCAAACTGATTGAACAAATCGACACTACCGGCTGCCTGGCATTATCCTTACTTAATGATGATGGAATCATGGCGGGTTGCGAAGGCGACTTGCAGTCTATCTTCACCTTGCTGGCTGTTAAAGCGCTCACCAAAAAGGATGGATTCATGGCAAATCCCTCTATGATCAATTCACGCACCAACGAACTTATTTTAGCTCATTGCACCGTCGGTCTCAAACAGGCGGAAAGATATATCATCCGCAACCATTTTGAAACGGAAAAGGGGATCGCCATTCAAGGGCTGCTTCCCACCGGAGACGTGACTATCGTCAAATGCGGTGGCGAATGCCTCGACGAATATTATCTGTCTACGGGAACGTTATCCGAAAACACAAATTATATCAATATGTGCCGCACACAGGTACGCATACGGATGAATACTCCTGCCGAGTATTTCTTAAAAAATCCGTTGGGAAATCATCATATTCTCATTCATGGGAACTTTGAGGATACATTGAATGAGTTCTTTCAGGCAAATGCTTGCAAGAGGACGGAATAAAGGCATTTATAAAAAACGACGGACTACATAGTCCGTCGCATTTAAAGAGACTTAGCAAGGTTATATCTAATCTTAAATATAAAACTTTCATTTCAAATAACTGATATCAGGCAAATATCCTAGCCTACGTTGTAATTGCGCTTCGTAAAGAGACCACGGAGTTACAGCTTTTCCATGATCTTGATCTATTTTAACTTGAGAAGCAATAAACTGTACATCCGCCCCATGAAAACCTACAATCGTAGGCGGAAGAAATTTCCAATCACGTTCTTCATTCCACCACTTCCATTCAACAGCCTCTCCCGGAAGTACATAAGTAGCTTTAAAGTTCCAAAGAGTAAGATCATCCAAATGGTTGGGTAACTGATCGGTAGCCCCTCCCTGATGAAATTGTATGAATCCTCCCGAACAACCGTCAATCAAGGTAGCACGTGGCTGCGTGGCATGAGATTCGAAATTAGTATCCCTTCCCCAAACGCAATTCTTGATAACCGTACCTAAGGAATGCTTACTGACCCCGACTGCGTGCCATTGTCCGGCATCCTTCATTGTAGAAGATTCTCCCTCATCCACCACATCCGCTATTAACACACGGGAAGATCCTGACGTATGCACAGCGCAATGTCCACGATTCCCCCCTATGCGAATATCATAGGCAGATACATTGGCACATTCCGTAAATGTTACAGATTCACTCACACTATAAAAATCGACTCTACGTACCCATGAATTAGCTATACGATGAAAGTTTATCGGTTTATAGGCAGAATTTATAGCCCACTGGTCATGAATGAATTCTTTAGGAGCATTTCCATAAAAACTCATATCTTCTATACCAATATTTTCATAATAGTTATAACGGCAGAGTTTCCATTTCCACTTTTTCTCCACTCCGTATAAGAGTGGTTCAAAGAAAGTGACCTTATTCCCCCGAACAGACTTTACCTGATGAATATCATACACTTGCACCCCCTTATTTCTAAGTTGTGTCATTTGCGCAGATACCGCATACGGTTTTAACCCCTGTGCTATCAGTTCCGGTGAGTTATCTTCCAATTTCAAACATACCCAATCACCGGCAGAAAGTCCACTGGCAGAAGCCACTTCTATCGAGAAACTTCCTTTAACCGCATCCCCGACGATGTCAGACAATTCCGGAGTAAACCCACTCCAATGTTTAAATTCAATCATTGGTCCCGCATAGTCCAGTCCCTCCAAAGGCTGATAAGGTGCTTTCATCACGATAGAGGTTTTAGCCCTTCCGGCTCCTTTCAGAACCAGATTTCCAGCCCTGATTTGCATTGTTTCCGACTTTCCGTCAACTTTATCATTTTCATCATACAAAACAAACTCACCTTCCGGAAAATAAATAATCGCCCTGGCATTCGGATTATGATTAATTCCAATTTCCTCCAATACTCTCATAAAAGCCGCCCGATCCGATTTGCCATCATCGGGAACAGCCCCATATTTCGTTATATCATATTTTTTATAACCTAGAGTCCAAATATCC
This window encodes:
- a CDS encoding L-lactate permease; the encoded protein is MTLVLAIIPVLLLIVLMAFFKMPGDKSSIISLIVTMLIALFGFSFSADNLFYSFIYGALKAVSPILIIILMAIFSYNVLLKTEKMEIIKQQFASISTDKSIQVLLLTWGFGGLLEAMAGFGTAVAIPAAILISLGFKPIFSATVSLIANSVATAFGAIGTPVLVLAKETNLDVLHLSTNVVLQLSVLMFLIPLILLFLTDSKIKSLPKNIFLALLVGSVSLISQYMAAKYMGAESPAIIGSILSIIVIVLYGKLTASKEEKARKSHLKVKDIMNAWSIYLLILFLIILTSPLFPGLRHTLENNWVTRISLPINSSTANYTISWLTHAGVLLFIGTFVGGLIQGAKVKELFTVLWNTVKQLKKTFITVICLVGLSTIMDTSGMIAVIATALATATGSLYPLFAPVIGCLGTFITGSDTSSNILFGKLQASVAGQIHVSPDWLSAANTVGATGGKIISPQSIAIATSAGNQQGKEGEILKAAIPYALVYVAITGLIVYIFSS
- a CDS encoding potassium channel family protein, whose translation is MKMALYDFVLRKKGIYGILHIVILLLSLFLIISISIDTFKGIPFYTQSVYMKVQLWICVLFLVDFVLEFILADNKKRYFTTHFIFLLVAIPYQNIIAYMGWTFSPEVTYMLRFIPLVRGGYALAIVVGWFTYNRASGLFVSYLTMLLATVYFASLAFFITEHTANPLVTKYTDALWWAFMDVTTVGSNIIAVTTTGRVLSVVLAALGMMMFPIFTVYITSIIERRNKEKQEYYEEKGESAHKQQANTAAPQ
- a CDS encoding AI-2E family transporter, whose product is MNLKEQYWKYSLIVIILFMGVIIFRQITPFLGGLLGAFTIYILVRTQMHHLTEKKKMKRSISALLITAETIFVFLVPLGLTIWMIVNKLQDINLAPQTFVEPIQQVAGFIKEKTGYDVLGKDTLSFIVSILPRIGQLIMSSISSLAVNLFVMIFVLYFMLIGGKKMEAYINDILPFNETNTREVIHEINMIVRSNAIGIPLLAIIQGGIAMIGYLIFGAPSVLLLGFLTCFATIIPMVGTALVWFPVAAYLAISGDWFHAIGLFAYGAIVVSQSDNLIRFILQKKMADTHPLITIFGVVIGLPLFGFMGIIFGPLLLSLFFLFVNMFKKEYLDS
- a CDS encoding glycosyltransferase, which produces MEAFTFNTAELILLSAAGVLFIIQVIYYLGLYNRIHSHNKAVRKEETHFTRELPPLSVILCARNEADNLRKVLPAILEQDYPQFEVIVINDASTDETEDVLGFMEEKYPHLYHSFTPDSARYISHKKLALTLGIKASKYDWLVFTETNCIPASKDWLKLMARNFTSQTQIVLGYSGYDRTKGWLHKRVAFDTLFQSLRYLGLALAGKPYMGIGRNLAYRKELFFKQKGFSSYLNLQRGEDDLFINQIANSSNTRVETDFNATMRIQPVYRYKDWKEEKVSYMATARFYHGAQRYLLGFETLSRLLFYATCIAGIVFGILDFHWLVAGIALLLWLIRYTVQAIVINQTAKEMGGNRKYYFSLPVFDILQPLQSLKFKLCRLLRGKGDFMRR
- a CDS encoding ABC transporter permease is translated as MSLSLFIARRIYRESDGGKQVSRPAVLIAMAGIAIGLAVMIIAVAVVIGFKSEVRNKVIGFGSHIQITNLDAVSSYETHPIVVGDSMMSALAGYPEISHVQRFSTKPGMIKTDDAFQGMVLKGVGPEFDPRFLQEYLVEGEIPVFSDSVSSNRVLISKSLATKMKLKLGDKIYTYYIQDDVRARRLTIAGIYQTNFSEYDNLFLLTDLSLVNRLNGWQPEQVTGVELQLKDYDKLEDTTYEIAIDTDNRKDEYGGTYYVRSIEQLNPQIFAWLDLLDLNVWVILFLMIGVAGFTMISGLLIIIIERTNMIGILKALGATNFTIRKTFLWFAVFLIGKGMLWGNVIGLAFCILQSRFGIFKLDPETYYVDTVPVSFNIILFLLINIGTLLAAVLMLIGPSYLITKINPANSMRYE
- a CDS encoding pyridoxal phosphate-dependent aminotransferase; the encoded protein is MPTISIRGNEMPASPIRKLAPLADAAKQRGVHVFHLNIGQPDLPTPQAAIDAIRNIDRKVLEYSPSAGYRSYREKLVGYYAKFNINLTADDIIITSGGSEAVLFSFLSCLNPGDEIIVPEPAYANYMAFAISAGAKIRTIATTIEEGFSLPKVEKFEELINERTKAILICNPNNPTGYLYTRREMNQIRDLVKKYDLFLFSDEVYREFIYTGSPYISACHLEGIENNVVLIDSVSKRYSECGIRIGALITKNKEIRDAVMKFCQARLSPPLIGQIAAEASLDAPEEYSRETYDEYVERRKCLIDGLNRIPGVYSPIPMGAFYTVAKLPVDDSDKFCAWCLSDFEYEGQTVFMAPASGFYTTPGSGINEVRIAYVLKKEDLTRALFVLQKALEAYPGRTE
- a CDS encoding fucose isomerase, giving the protein MTIHLISFASLLHKQVSLRSSHEAILSELEKYYTVKFIDYQDMNKLSSDDFKIIFIATGGVERLVIQHFESLPRPAILLADGMQNSLAAALEISTWLRGRGMKSEILHGELPVIIQRIHTLYNNFQAQRSLFGKRIGVIGTPSSWLVASNVDYLLAKRRWGIEYMDIPLERIYEHFQQITDDEVGASCAAVASQALACREGTPEDLIKAMRLYRAIKKVCEEERLEALTLSCFKLIEQIDTTGCLALSLLNDDGIMAGCEGDLQSIFTLLAVKALTKKDGFMANPSMINSRTNELILAHCTVGLKQAERYIIRNHFETEKGIAIQGLLPTGDVTIVKCGGECLDEYYLSTGTLSENTNYINMCRTQVRIRMNTPAEYFLKNPLGNHHILIHGNFEDTLNEFFQANACKRTE
- a CDS encoding DUF4955 domain-containing protein, which produces MNVKYLLFFLLMGGMISCQSSDEYSEETQEPEKEQEEESACQAWQDFVSRSERNVLLDFSYAGYKRGEMAPPDIWTLGYKKYDITKYGAVPDDGKSDRAAFMRVLEEIGINHNPNARAIIYFPEGEFVLYDENDKVDGKSETMQIRAGNLVLKGAGRAKTSIVMKAPYQPLEGLDYAGPMIEFKHWSGFTPELSDIVGDAVKGSFSIEVASASGLSAGDWVCLKLEDNSPELIAQGLKPYAVSAQMTQLRNKGVQVYDIHQVKSVRGNKVTFFEPLLYGVEKKWKWKLCRYNYYENIGIEDMSFYGNAPKEFIHDQWAINSAYKPINFHRIANSWVRRVDFYSVSESVTFTECANVSAYDIRIGGNRGHCAVHTSGSSRVLIADVVDEGESSTMKDAGQWHAVGVSKHSLGTVIKNCVWGRDTNFESHATQPRATLIDGCSGGFIQFHQGGATDQLPNHLDDLTLWNFKATYVLPGEAVEWKWWNEERDWKFLPPTIVGFHGADVQFIASQVKIDQDHGKAVTPWSLYEAQLQRRLGYLPDISYLK